From Motacilla alba alba isolate MOTALB_02 chromosome 9, Motacilla_alba_V1.0_pri, whole genome shotgun sequence, a single genomic window includes:
- the BDH1 gene encoding D-beta-hydroxybutyrate dehydrogenase, mitochondrial, with translation MLATKLSRPLLNFSVKALNFKDPGNGFRPVQRFSFPLLSPCGSRSYANEVDQIGSRAVLITGCDSGFGFALAKHLHDKGFIIYAGCLQKDKGEGGSKELDAMKSDRMRTVQLNVCDSKEMDRAVEHVQNSLEDPEKGLWGLVNNAGISTFGEVEFTSMDTYMEVAEVNLWGTVRTTKAFLPLIRRSKGRVVNISSMMGRMGSPARSPYCITKFGVEAFSDCLRYEMQPQGVMVSIVEPGNFIAGTNLYSPERIKAIADKMWDELPEIVRKDYGRKYFDEQVSKMESYCNSGSRDTSPVIESVAHALTSTAPYTRYHPMDYYWWLRMQIMTHMPAAIADRLYVY, from the exons gcCCGTGCAGagattttccttccctctcttgtCCCCATGTGGCAGCCGCTCTTATGCAAATGAAGTCGATCAG attggcagcagagctgtgcttatAACAGGCTGTGACTCAGGGTTTGGATTTGCCTTGGCCAAGCACCTGCATGACAAAGGTTTCATTATTTATGCTGGCTGCCTACAAAAg GACAAGGGGGAGGGTGGCTCCAAGGAGCTGGATGCCATGAAGAGTGATCGAATGAGAACTGTCCAGCTCAACGTCTGTGACAGCAAAGAGATGGACCGGGCAGTGGAGCATGTGCAGAACAGCCTCGAGGACCCAGAGAAAG ggctctgggggctggTTAACAATGCTGGGATCTCCACATTTGGGGAAGTTGAATTCACCAGCATGGACACCTACATGGAGGTAGCTGAAGTGAACCTGTGGGGGACCGTGCGAACCACCAAGGCTTTCCTCCCACTCATCCGGAGGTCTAAGG GTCGCGTGGTGAACATCAGCAGCATGATGGGGCGGATGGGCAGCCCGGCCCGCTCACCCTACTGCATCACCAAGTTCGGCGTGGAAGCCTTCTCCGACTGCCTGCGCTACGAGATGCAGCCCCAGGGCGTCATGGTGAGCATCGTGGAGCCCGGCAACTTCATCGCCGGCACCAACCTGTACAGCCCCGAGCGCATCAAAGCCATCGCCGACAAGATGTGGGACGAGCTCCCCGAGATCGTGCGCAAGGACTACGGCAGGAAGTACTTCGACGAGCAGGTCAGCAAGATGGAGTCGTACTGCAACAGCGGCTCCAGGGACACGTCGCCGGTCATCGAGAGCGTGGCGCACGCGCTCACCTCCACGGCCCCCTACACCCGCTACCACCCCATGGATTACTACTGGTGGCTGCGCATGCAGATCATGACCCACATGCCCGCCGCCATCGCTGACCGGCTCTACGTCTACTGA